A stretch of the Actinoalloteichus fjordicus genome encodes the following:
- a CDS encoding activator-dependent family glycosyltransferase — MRVLFTTFSARTHLYPMVPLAWAFRVAGHEVVVASQPILTDVITEAGLPAVSVGADFSTAEIVANADDDIAKPVEIFGLEPESLDWEELTRGYRSFLKAGVIPFNDSMVDDLVDFAVDWRPDLVIWEPITFAGAVAARVTGAAHARLLWGQDVWTRTREHFVALRDGRPAGEQTDLQAEWLTDVLQRHGATFHEDVVNGQWTIDPMPAATRLAAATPSVPMQYVPYNGRSPIPNWLREPSTRPRICVTIGISQREYEHVPGPGQQDIGMILDAIADLDAEVVVTLTERQQAALADSLRHPNVRAVEFVPLHALLPTCAAVVHHGGAGTYSTALAAGVPQLIIPNMFDTVLKARQLTDLGAGLHIHSADLTGAEVRAGLVRMLTEPSFQESAARLRQESLADPTPGELVPILESMTMKYRTEG, encoded by the coding sequence ATGCGCGTCCTGTTCACCACGTTCTCGGCGAGAACTCACCTGTATCCGATGGTTCCGTTGGCATGGGCTTTTCGGGTGGCAGGCCACGAGGTCGTGGTCGCCAGTCAGCCGATACTGACCGACGTGATCACCGAGGCGGGGCTGCCCGCCGTGTCGGTCGGCGCCGACTTCAGCACAGCCGAGATCGTTGCGAACGCCGACGACGACATCGCGAAGCCTGTCGAGATCTTCGGCCTCGAACCCGAGTCGCTCGACTGGGAGGAGCTCACCAGGGGCTACCGGTCGTTCCTCAAGGCCGGGGTCATCCCCTTCAACGACTCGATGGTGGACGATCTGGTCGATTTTGCCGTCGACTGGCGTCCTGACCTGGTCATCTGGGAGCCGATCACGTTCGCGGGCGCGGTGGCGGCGCGGGTGACCGGCGCGGCACACGCGCGGCTGCTCTGGGGTCAGGACGTCTGGACGCGCACTCGCGAGCACTTCGTCGCGCTGCGGGACGGGCGCCCAGCCGGGGAGCAGACCGACCTGCAGGCCGAGTGGCTGACCGATGTTCTCCAGCGCCACGGCGCGACCTTTCACGAGGACGTGGTGAACGGGCAGTGGACGATCGACCCGATGCCCGCCGCCACGAGGCTCGCCGCCGCGACGCCGTCGGTGCCTATGCAATACGTTCCTTATAACGGCCGATCGCCTATTCCGAATTGGCTGCGGGAACCGTCGACGCGGCCACGTATCTGTGTCACGATCGGTATCAGTCAACGCGAATACGAACACGTGCCGGGCCCCGGGCAACAGGACATCGGCATGATTCTCGACGCGATCGCGGACCTCGATGCCGAGGTGGTCGTCACCCTCACCGAGCGGCAGCAGGCGGCGTTGGCGGACTCGTTACGCCATCCGAACGTGCGAGCCGTCGAGTTCGTGCCGCTCCATGCCCTGCTGCCCACCTGTGCGGCGGTGGTCCACCATGGCGGGGCGGGAACCTACTCGACCGCGCTGGCCGCAGGAGTGCCGCAGCTCATCATCCCGAACATGTTCGACACGGTGCTCAAGGCACGGCAGCTGACGGACCTCGGTGCAGGCCTGCACATCCACTCGGCAGATCTCACCGGTGCCGAGGTCAGGGCCGGTCTGGTACGGATGCTGACGGAGCCCTCCTTCCAGGAGAGCGCCGCCCGGCTGCGACAGGAGAGCCTGGCGGACCCGACGCCCGGCGAGCTGGTCCCGATCCTGGAGAGCATGACGATGAAGTACCGCACCGAGGGCTGA
- a CDS encoding ATP-binding domain-containing protein, with translation MSTFEFAAELAAEREYVASLYEKLDEERRKAEQELERNLRDSTATSPQARWQQQASVDHLTTRIHALKVADSGLCFGRIDDTDGETTYIGRIGLFDEEDDYEPLVIDWRAPASRPFYCATVAKPEGLVRRRHFRSRGHEIVDFHDDVLDLDVAEGGGDADSALLAALNAPREGQMRDIVATIQSEQDEIIRLGHGGVVVIQGGPGTGKTAVALHRVAHLLYNHRDRLARRGVLVVGPNEGFLDYVGNVLPSLGETSVVFATTGMLMPGVVATREEGPDAKRVKGSLAMVDVLKAAVADRQELPDAPISIDLDHVDDLKVDAKLAERARQYTRDTGLLHNDAREVFHQHLVEGLVTRAVNQIGKGWLDKRDTVLRAELAADTAAALKGSDDVVRAVNRLWPFLTPQRLLADLFSDRGRIEAAASALSDADRMSLYREAGDAWTVSDAPLLDEAVEFLGVDHSAEKRAERERLEHVQYTKGVLQVLDTDEDLDGETLRAVDVVDAETLADRNQERDGRDIATRASSDREWTYGHVVVDEAQELSEMDWRVLMRRCPTKSMTIVGDLSQRQSTAGARTWGAMLDEYVPQRWIFRELTINYRTPSEIMEVASKVLAELDPSLATPESIRSNGIRPQARETSSAELAAAVAEAIRTAPEEGAAVVIVPEGLTLELGKFGVDAAVITPQASKGLEFDLVVVVEPHQILANPLHGAAELYVALTRATQKLIVVHSAPLPAVLEGLEVAAAGAPLS, from the coding sequence TTGTCAACCTTCGAGTTCGCGGCCGAGCTGGCGGCGGAACGCGAGTACGTCGCGTCCCTCTACGAGAAGCTCGACGAGGAGAGGCGAAAGGCGGAGCAGGAGCTTGAACGGAACCTGCGTGACAGCACCGCGACCAGCCCGCAGGCGCGCTGGCAGCAGCAGGCCTCGGTGGACCACCTCACGACCCGGATCCACGCGCTGAAGGTCGCGGACTCCGGCCTGTGCTTCGGTCGGATCGACGACACCGACGGCGAGACCACCTACATCGGCCGGATCGGGCTGTTCGACGAAGAGGACGACTACGAGCCGCTGGTGATCGACTGGCGGGCGCCTGCCAGCAGGCCGTTCTACTGTGCCACCGTCGCGAAGCCCGAGGGTCTGGTGCGGCGCCGTCACTTCCGCTCGCGCGGGCACGAGATCGTCGACTTTCACGACGACGTGCTCGACCTCGACGTCGCCGAGGGCGGGGGAGACGCCGACAGCGCGCTCCTCGCGGCGCTCAACGCCCCGCGCGAAGGGCAGATGCGCGATATCGTCGCCACGATCCAGTCCGAACAGGACGAGATCATCCGCCTCGGCCACGGCGGGGTCGTGGTGATCCAGGGCGGCCCCGGCACCGGGAAGACCGCCGTGGCCCTGCACCGCGTCGCGCACCTGCTCTACAACCACCGGGACCGGCTCGCCAGGCGAGGCGTGCTGGTGGTCGGCCCGAACGAGGGCTTCCTCGACTACGTCGGCAACGTCCTGCCGTCGCTCGGCGAGACCAGCGTCGTGTTCGCCACGACGGGAATGCTGATGCCGGGTGTCGTGGCCACCAGGGAGGAAGGCCCGGACGCCAAGCGCGTCAAGGGATCTCTGGCCATGGTCGACGTGCTGAAGGCCGCCGTCGCCGATCGTCAGGAGCTGCCGGACGCGCCGATCTCGATCGACCTGGACCACGTCGACGACCTCAAGGTCGACGCCAAGCTGGCCGAGCGGGCCCGGCAGTACACCCGCGACACCGGCCTGCTGCACAACGACGCGCGCGAGGTCTTCCACCAGCACCTCGTCGAGGGCTTGGTGACGCGGGCGGTGAATCAGATCGGCAAGGGATGGCTGGACAAGCGTGACACCGTGCTGCGGGCCGAGCTCGCCGCCGACACCGCCGCCGCGCTGAAGGGCAGTGACGACGTCGTCCGGGCCGTGAATCGGTTGTGGCCGTTCCTGACGCCGCAACGACTGCTCGCCGACCTGTTCAGCGACCGTGGGCGTATCGAGGCGGCCGCGTCGGCACTGTCCGATGCGGACAGAATGAGCCTGTACCGCGAGGCGGGCGACGCCTGGACGGTCTCCGACGCCCCACTGCTCGACGAGGCGGTGGAGTTCCTCGGCGTCGACCACAGCGCGGAGAAGCGGGCCGAGCGGGAGCGGCTGGAGCACGTCCAATACACCAAGGGCGTGCTCCAGGTGCTGGACACCGACGAGGACCTCGACGGCGAGACGCTGCGGGCAGTCGACGTCGTGGACGCCGAGACTCTCGCCGACCGGAACCAGGAGCGCGACGGTCGCGACATCGCCACGCGGGCGTCGAGCGACCGCGAGTGGACCTATGGGCACGTCGTGGTCGACGAGGCGCAAGAACTGTCCGAGATGGACTGGCGAGTCCTCATGCGTCGCTGCCCGACCAAGTCGATGACGATCGTCGGTGACCTGTCGCAGCGGCAGTCCACGGCGGGCGCGCGTACCTGGGGCGCGATGCTCGACGAGTACGTGCCGCAGCGGTGGATCTTCCGGGAGCTGACGATCAACTACCGGACGCCCTCGGAGATCATGGAGGTGGCGAGCAAGGTCCTCGCCGAACTGGACCCGTCTCTTGCGACCCCGGAGTCGATTCGCAGCAACGGCATCCGGCCGCAGGCCCGCGAGACGAGTTCTGCCGAACTGGCTGCTGCCGTGGCCGAGGCGATCCGCACGGCTCCGGAGGAGGGCGCGGCGGTGGTGATCGTGCCGGAGGGCCTGACCCTCGAACTCGGGAAGTTCGGAGTCGACGCGGCCGTCATCACTCCGCAGGCGTCCAAGGGGCTGGAGTTCGACCTGGTCGTGGTCGTCGAGCCGCACCAGATCCTGGCCAACCCGCTGCACGGCGCGGCGGAACTCTATGTCGCGCTCACCAGGGCCACCCAGAAACTGATCGTGGTCCACTCCGCGCCCCTGCCCGCCGTCCTCGAAGGCCTGGAGGTCGCTGCGGCCGGTGCTCCCCTGAGCTGA